The Drosophila mauritiana strain mau12 chromosome 2R, ASM438214v1, whole genome shotgun sequence genome has a segment encoding these proteins:
- the LOC117138428 gene encoding uncharacterized protein LOC117138428, with translation MSMKATIIGCLAVLVTLVAALDEHPHFCIKTDPILLSEIDRHVVIPSEEDLQCHIKATTLTQNEKASLVDTLCADHGSTTIKRDNHHYFKLRNGELTGRGVQAEVCANGGDSVLAWIPYHTVLKNYAAELNPKERLTYIAKATNVEREKTELCHFRHTDLVNAVSDNLFTCVVMIFGDNFYGLEDNINVLVELEPLAYQLRNITYLPWRNVTNSYKMHLGDSVLRNPSGERKPIYGSLNYDFVEKILVNMSSVYQHRKLSRLPLLFEHRSSVLELDSYGMGGLDVAEKAYFGRSMDPRSEVKVQVIGQWVDQHREFGADIYEYYGHGLRRYKETLTGARLTFIRIDNTEPVFMAPESSNLAKASLFREPKVGQIREDPSGNYTEWENAQEEDYDEEGPGFYCWFVVTCLLLAIAIILGIYIVVSAHNRRNKKRQMYEVANTNVPPPA, from the exons ATGTCTATGAAAGCCACCATCATCGGATGCCTGGCCGTGCTGGTGACACTGGTTGCGGCCCTCGATGAACACCCTCATTTCTGCATTAAGACAGATCCCATCCTTCTGTCGGAGATCGATCGACATGTGGTCATCCCCAGCGAGGAGGACCTACAGTGCCACATTAAGGCCACCACGTTGACCCAAAATGAGAAG GCAAGCCTCGTGGACACCCTGTGCGCAGATCACGGCTCCACCACAATCAAGCGGGATAACCATCACTATTTTAAGCTGCGCAACGGAGAACTGACTGGAAGGGGAGTCCAGGCGGAGGTGTGCGCCAACGGAGGTGATTCGGTCCTGGCCTGGATTCCCTACCACACCGTGCTCAAGAACTATGCGGCCGAGCTGAATCCTAAGGAGCGGCTGACATACATTGCCAAGGCCACGAACGTGGAGCGGGAGAAGACTGAGCTCTGTCACTTCCGACACACGGATCTTGTCAATGCGGTGTCCGACAATCTGTTCACCTGCGTGGTCATGATCTTTGGTGATAACTTT TATGGTCTTGAGGATAACATTAACGTACTGGTGGAACTGGAACCCTTGGCCTACCAGCTGAGGAACATTACTTACCTGCCGTGGCGCAATGTGACTAACAGCTACAAGATGCACCTGGGCGACAGTGTGCTCCGAAATCCCAGCGGCGAACGTAAGCCCATTTACGGGAGCCTGAACTACGACTTTGTGGAGAAGATCCTGGTGAACATGTCCAGTGTGTACCAGCATAGGAAACTATCCAGGCTGCCTCTGCTCTTCGAGCACCGGTCTTCTGTTCTCGAGTTGGACTCGTATGGAATGGGTGGCCTGGATGTTGCGGAAAAAGCCTATTTCGGACGAAGCATGGACCCCAGGAGCGAGGTGAAGGTGCAGGTGATTGGTCAGTGGGTGGACCAGCATCGGGAGTTCGGCGCCGACATTTACGAGTACTATGGCCATGGGCTGAGACGCTATAAGGAAACTCTGACCGGGGCACGGCTCACTTTCATCCGAATAGATAACACGGAACCGGTTTTCATGGCTCCGGAGTCTAGCAACCTGGCCAAGGCCTCGCTTTTCCGGGAGCCGAAGGTTGGCCAGATAAGGGAGGATCCATCGGGCAACTATACCGAGTGGGAGAACGCACAGGAAGAAGATTACGATGAGGAAGGTCCAGGATTCTACTGCTGGTTTGTGGTTACTTGCCTGCTCTTGGCCATCGCTATTATCCTGGGCATATACATTGTAGTCAGCGCTCACAACAGGAGAAACAAGAAGCGCCAGATGTACGAAGTGGCCAACACGAATGTGCCTCCACCCGCCTAA
- the LOC117138426 gene encoding zinc finger protein 853, with amino-acid sequence MDRKKVLELDKICRLCISERKEMRPLFSEKVPEMLMDCTSVRVEPTEGWPDKICVQCVHAVSRNHAFKTLVERSDKELREYIRGLTVALVMEEQQQQEAASAKQQLQLERKQQRQLQKQQKMLEEQLQQQLVQQQQHQPPAKPKLKPLLRKGSRQQKQRHLEAAPAPQSVPQPAPQPQMQLMQEHAPQQPTMQQQIQQIHMPTLQPAPAQLLSAAGTTPAMPQQILLPNGQLITTQIVAPQLAQIISTAPQTTTNGQATAAQSQFLPHLLQTPNGQTLQIVQQPNGTQTLQLVQLVPQRSLTTSGVTTVTTTTNASDMGQHVGASLGDADVQLLEDGCEVEDEELEDVYEQLDSKGDHSFETIVLDDDQQQDFLKDHHEHHQVMINEDLTQSESQEHEYFDDLDQQQAMDELDDEEEQLKPEDDQDTFIIEEIQLEDDEMLEDPDGEEIDPDCEYIGDEQDPHLSGDVDDDLEYAIMEPPDGETSVDIDQAFMESEQSHHQQHQEEMQSISLENAVVEFSQATTTTESLVAPTMTVSSASPTPKRAKRSNHQIPAGVTLEPCDHQPPATGSTTSSKLAAANSRQLVQTASVIAAAGADDNYEIDANLVTEFIRQHTSPLGSGRYICHLCNTEFRQFKGLQNHMHSHTNWIRANCKKQPQCQICLKSFKGPGMLRMHMKTHDAESSTPVCTICNRTFKSKAILYRHRQTHQQRAYCCGVANCRKNFSSAVNLKWHVERKHPEVVEPLFKCGECGSLYDNVDSLQLHVESTDHSAEVQISGQDDAFSGAVSIVSNGTTDMSNMMATGQGATLAGGTGDTHAVVMGSSGEVYFVTQA; translated from the coding sequence ATGGATCGCAAGAAGGTCCTGGAGCTTGACAAGATCTGCCGCCTGTGCATCTCGGAACGCAAGGAGATGCGCCCGCTGTTCAGCGAAAAGGTGCCCGAAATGCTGATGGACTGTACCAGCGTGCGGGTGGAGCCCACGGAGGGCTGGCCGGACAAGATCTGCGTGCAGTGCGTCCACGCCGTAAGCCGGAATCACGCCTTCAAGACGCTCGTCGAGCGCAGCGACAAGGAGCTGCGCGAGTATATCCGCGGTCTTACCGTGGCACTGGTaatggaggagcagcagcagcaggaggcgGCCAGCGCCAAGCAGCAGCTTCAGCTGGAGCGAAAGCAACAGCGTCAGCTGCAGAAGCAACAGAAAATGCTCGAGGAGCAACTCCAGCAGCAGCTAgtccagcagcaacagcatcagccTCCTGCCAAACCAAAACTGAAGCCGCTGCTCCGCAAGGGCTCCCGCCAGCAGAAGCAGAGGCATCTGGAGGCCGCACCAGCACCACAGTCAGTCCCGCAGCCCGCTCCCCAGCCACAGATGCAATTAATGCAGGAACATGCGCCGCAGCAGCCCACGATGCAGCAGCAGATCCAGCAGATTCATATGCCCACACTTCAGCCTGCCCCCGCCCAGCTACTGTCCGCTGCCGGTACCACCCCGGCTATGCCGCAGCAGATCCTATTGCCCAACGGCCAATTGATAACGACTCAGATTGTAGCGCCGCAGCTGGCGCAGATCATCAGCACAGCGCCGCAGACAACGACTAATGGTCAGGCCACCGCTGCGCAATCGCAATTCCTGCCACATCTTCTACAGACGCCGAACGGTCAGACGCTGCAGATTGTTCAGCAACCCAATGGCACGCAGACCCTGCAGCTTGTTCAACTTGTGCCGCAACGCAGTTTGACGACCAGCGGAGTCACGACAGTGACCACAACCACGAACGCATCGGATATGGGTCAGCATGTAGGCGCTTCTCTGGGTGATGCCGACGTGCAGTTGTTGGAGGACGGCTGTGAGGTGGAGGACGAGGAACTGGAAGATGTGTACGAGCAACTGGACAGCAAGGGAGATCACAGCTTTGAGACTATTGTCCTGGACGACGATCAGCAGCAGGACTTCCTAAAGGACCACCACGAGCACCACCAAGTGATGATCAACGAGGATCTCACGCAGAGTGAAAGCCAAGAGCATGAGTACTTCGACGATTTGGACCAACAGCAAGCGATGGACGAGTTGGATGacgaggaggagcagctgaAGCCCGAAGACGACCAGGATACGTTCATAATCGAGGAGATTCAGCTGGAGGATGACGAGATGCTCGAGGACCCCGATGGGGAGGAAATCGACCCGGATTGTGAGTACATCGGTGACGAACAGGATCCGCATTTGTCCGGCGACGTAGACGACGATCTGGAGTATGCTATTATGGAGCCGCCGGATGGCGAGACAAGTGTGGACATTGACCAGGCCTTCATGGAGTCTGAGCAGTCgcatcatcagcagcaccaAGAGGAGATGCAGAGCATATCGCTGGAGAACGCTGTGGTTGAGTTCAGTCAGGCTACAACTACAACGGAATCCCTGGTAGCTCCCACTATGACCGTCAGTTCGGCCAGTCCTACGCCAAAGCGAGCCAAGCGAAGCAACCACCAAATTCCAGCCGGTGTGACTCTGGAACCCTGCGACCACCAACCACCTGCCACGGGATCAACGACCAGCAGCAAGCTGGCCGCAGCCAACTCTCGCCAGCTGGTGCAGACGGCGAGCGTGATTGCGGCCGCCGGTGCGGACGACAACTACGAAATAGATGCTAATCTGGTAACTGAGTTCATACGCCAGCACACCTCGCCTCTGGGATCTGGGAGATACATATGTCACCTGTGCAACACCGAGTTCCGGCAGTTCAAGGGCCTGCAGAACCACATGCACTCCCACACCAACTGGATACGGGCCAATTGCAAGAAACAGCCGCAGTGCCAGATCTGCCTAAAGAGCTTTAAGGGCCCAGGAATGCTGCGGATGCACATGAAGACGCACGACGCTGAATCCAGCACGCCGGTGTGCACCATCTGCAATCGAACCTTCAAGTCCAAGGCGATCTTGTACAGGCACAGACAGACACACCAGCAGAGAGCGTATTGCTGCGGCGTGGCCAACTGCCGAAAGAACTTCTCCTCCGCGGTGAACCTCAAGTGGCACGTAGAACGCAAGCATCCGGAGGTTGTGGAGCCGCTGTTCAAGTGCGGCGAGTGTGGATCTCTGTACGACAACGTGGACTCACTGCAGTTGCATGTGGAGAGCACGGACCACAGTGCAGAGGTGCAGATCAGTGGTCAGGACGATGCTTTCAGCGGGGCGGTGAGCATCGTCAGCAACGGCACCACCGACATGTCCAACATGATGGCCACCGGCCAGGGTGCGACTTTGGCCGGCGGCACGGGCGATACCCACGCCGTGGTCATGGGCTCTTCCGGCGAGGTGTACTTCGTGACGCAGGCGTAG